In Carya illinoinensis cultivar Pawnee chromosome 16, C.illinoinensisPawnee_v1, whole genome shotgun sequence, a single window of DNA contains:
- the LOC122299257 gene encoding VAMP-like protein YKT61 yields the protein MKITALLVLKCNPEGSDPVILANATDVSHFGYFQRSSVKEFILFVARTVAKRTPPSQRQSVQHEEYKVHSYNRNGLCALGFMDDHYPVRSSFSLLNQVIDEYQKNFGDSWKTAQVDNTQPWPYLSEALTKFQDPAEADKLLKIQRELDETKIILHKTIDSVLARGEKLDSLVEKSSDLSAASQMFYKQAKKTNQCCSIL from the exons atgaaGATCACGGCGCTCTTGGTGTTGAAGTGCAACCCGGAAGGGTCCGATCCGGTCATACTTGCGAACGCCACGGACGTCAGCCACTTCGGCTACTTCCAGAGGTCCAGCGTCAAGGAGTTCATCCTTTTCGTCGCTCGCACTGTCGCCAAGCGGACCCCTCCCTCCCAGCGCCAATCCGTCCAGCACGAAG AGTACAAGGTCCATTCTTACAACAGAAATGGCCTTTGCGCATTGGGCTTCATGGATGATCACTACCCAGTTCGAAGCTCCTTTTCTCTACTCAACCAG GTGATAGATGAGTACCAGAAAAACTTTGGTGACTCATGGAAGACTGCACAAGTAGATAATACCCAACCATGGCCCTATCTGAGTGAAGCTTTGACAAAATTTCAG GACCCTGCAGAGGCTGATAAGTTGTTGAAAATTCAAAGGGAGTTGGATGAAACTAAAATTATACTC CATAAGACTATTGACAGTGTACTTGCACGAGGTGAGAAATTGGATAGCTTAGTTGAGAAGAGTTCAGATCTCAGTGCAGCATCTCAG ATGTTTTACAAGCAAGCAAAAAAGACGAATCAGTGTTGTAGCATACTGTGA
- the LOC122299258 gene encoding temperature-induced lipocalin-1-like, whose product MANKEMDVVKGLDINRYMGRWYEIASFPSSFQPKNGANTRATYTLREDGTVNVLNETWNDGKRGYIAGSAYKADPNSDEAKLKVKFYVPPFLPIIPVLGDYWVLFLDEDYQFALIGQPTRKFLWILCRQTHLDEEIYNQLVQRARDEGYDVSKLHKTPQSEPPPEGEGPNDTKGIWWIKSILGK is encoded by the exons ATGGCAAATAAAGAGATGGACGTGGTGAAGGGGCTAGACATAAATAGGTACATGGGGAGGTGGTACGAGATAGCCTCATTCCCATCAAGTTTCCAGCCCAAGAATGGTGCGAATACAAGGGCTACATACACTTTGAGAGAAGATGGGACAGTGAATGTGCTGAATGAGACCTGGAATGATGGCAAAAGAGGCTACATAGCGGGCAGTGCATACAAGGCTGATCCCAACAGCGATGAAGCTAAGCTCAAAGTCAAGTTCTATGTGCCACCATTCCTGCCCATCATCCCTGTGTTGGGTGACTACTGGGTTTTGTTCCTTGATGAAGACTATCAGTTTGCCTTGATTGGCCAGCCTACCAGGAAGTTTCTTTGG ATATTATGCAGGCAAACCCATCTGGATGAGGAGATATACAATCAGCTAGTTCAAAGGGCAAGAGATGAGGGGTATGATGTGAGCAAGCTCCACAAGACACCACAGAGTGAACCTCCACCAGAGGGAGAAGGCCCTAATGACACCAAAGGCATCTGGTGGATTAAATCCATTTTGGGAAAATAG
- the LOC122299259 gene encoding uncharacterized protein LOC122299259, producing MSRRSDSGACLRFCLVVFAIVSALGVCGPALYWRFKKSLRLGGTVASCPPCICDCPPPLSLLKIAPGLANLSIADCGSNDPDLKREMEKQFVDLLTEELRLQESVVQERARHMNITFAEAKRVASQYQKEAEKCNAATETCEESRERAEALLIKERKFTSLWERRARQMGWEGE from the exons atgtCAAGGCGATCTGATTCTGGGGCATGCTTGAGGTTTTGTTTGGTCGTATTTGCAATCGTATCAGCTCTGGGAGTGTGTGGGCCGGCTCTGTATTGGAGGTTCAAAAAGAGTTTACGGCTTGGGGGTACCGTAGCCTCTTGTCCTCCTTGCATCTGTGATTGCCCCCCTCCTCTGTCCCTTCTCAAGATTGCTCCTG GGCTAGCTAATCTCTCCATTGCAG ACTGTGGAAGTAATGACCCAGATCTCAAGCGAGAGATGGAGAAGCAGTTTGTTGACCTTCTGACAGaggagttgaggctgcaagagTCTGTTGTGCAGGAACGTGCTCGCCATATGAACATAACCTTTGCTGAAGCTAAAAGGGTGGCTTCCCAGTACCAGAAGGAGGCAGAAAAATGCAATGCTGCTACTGAAACCTGTGAGGAGTCCAGAGAGCGGGCTGAGGCATTACTGATAAAGGAAAGAAAGTTCACTTCATTGTGGGAGCGACGTGCCCGTCAAATGGGTTGGGAAGGGGAGTAA
- the LOC122299254 gene encoding two-component response regulator ARR12-like isoform X1 yields MTVENQRGSVVGEDLHQDRFPAGMRVLAVDDDRICLKLLDTLLRKCQYQVTTTNQAVTALKMLRENRNKFDLVISDVNMPDMDGFKLLELVGLEMDLPVIMLSAHSDTELVMKGVTHGACDYLLKPVRIEELKNIWQHVIRRKNFDSMVLNKSLNEDKACDGTGDGRLGVISTGSADQDGKLCRKRKEQNEDEKEDDEENEQENEDASNQKKPRVVWSVELHRNFVAAVNQLGCEKAVPKKILDLMNVEGLTRENVASHLQKYRLYLKRINRDAAQQASMVAALGGADSSYMRMGSLDGFGEFRSLDGSGRLSSSALSSYRPEGMLGRLNSHASLALRGITSSGLVQASGQNLSSSINTLGKIQPTPLPSNQSASLFQGIPTLELTQLQQSKCTSSTGDFSPIKDSRGFTAVTKNYSDTRVTVGSSTGLLPGASGNPLVLQGNPQLPDDRGAFVNQSSLGVASETPDTFDIGSRGCSNFLDHNRSNESWQNAIQLSRFSSNSLPLSEPFNHNQFPSNNFVISSTGPCTAKCPIDFSSTSAVSAPLGDSRGDAHCQEGLMGNVVQDMNYTLKQRWEEQKQGCNQNLNHTVNTINSVVSVHGIISPLGHCLDQNNAICCKSSDVPLISQLHGGALFIGPHGEVETSALDSKMMINENYLLEQTKSQNGFIQNNYDSLEDIVNAVMKQEHNQTMLSDGEFGFDAYSLGACM; encoded by the exons ATGACTGTGGAGAACCAAAGAGGTAGTGTGGTGGGTGAAGATTTGCACCAGGACAGGTTCCCGGCGGGTATGCGTGTTCTTGCTGTGGATGACGATCGAATTTGCCTAAAACTGTTGGACACCCTGCTTCGAAAATGCCAGTATCAGG TTACAACGACCAATCAGGCTGTTACGGCATTGAAAATGTTGAGGGAGAACAGAAACAAGTTTGACCTGGTTATCAGTGACGTGAATATGCCAGACATGGATGGTTTTAAGCTCCTTGAGCTTGTGGGGCTTGAAATGGACCTCCCTGTCATTA TGTTGTCAGCCCATAGTGATACTGAGCTTGTGATGAAGGGGGTTACCCATGGTGCATGCGACTATTTGTTGAAACCTGTTCGAATTGAAGAGCTTAAAAACATATGGCAACATGTGATAAGAAGAAAGAACTTTGACTCCATGGTTTTAAACAAGTCCCTGAATGAAGACAAAGCTTGCGATGGTACCGGAGACGGTAGACTAGGGGTCATATCAACAGGTAGTGCAGATCAGGATGGAAAACTCTGTAGGAAGCGGAAGGAACAAAATGAAGACgagaaagaagatgatgaagaaaatgaacaagAGAATGAAGATGCGTCAAATCAGAAGAAGCCTCGGGTAGTTTGGTCTGTAGAGCTGCACAGAAACTTTGTTGCAGCTGTAAATCAATTAGGGTGCGAAA AGGCTGTTCCTAAGAAAATTCTTGATCTAATGAATGTTGAAGGACTTACAAGGGAAAATGTGGCAAGCCATCTGCAG AAATATAGGCTCTACCTGAAAAGAATCAACAGAGACGCAGCACAGCAAGCTAGCATGGTTGCTGCATTGGGTGGTGCAGATTCCTCGTACATGCGGATGGGTTCACTAGATGGATTCGGAGAGTTTCGCTCCTTGGATGGATCTGGAAGGCTCTCAAGCTCAGCTCTATCATCATATAGACCAGAGGGGATGCTTGGTAGACTAAACTCCCATGCCAGTTTGGCACTTCGTGGAATTACTTCTTCTGGACTTGTACAAGCGAGTGGTCAAAACTTGAGCAGCTCCATCAATACTCTTGGGAAGATCCAACCAACTCCAttaccttcaaatcaaagtGCAAGTCTATTTCAAGGAATTCCGACATTAGAGTTGACTCAATTGCAACAGAGCAAGTGCACTTCCTCCACTGGAGATTTCAGTCCCATCAAGGATTCAAGAGGTTTTACAGCTGTCACTAAGAACTACTCCGACACCAGAGTGACTGTTGGTAGCTCAACTGGTTTATTGCCCGGTGCCTCAGGCAATCCTTTGGTGTTACAAGGGAATCCACAATTACCGGATGATAGGGGAGCATTTGTAAATCAATCTTCCCTTGGAGTGGCTTCAGAGACTCCAGACACTTTTGACATTGGCAGCAGAGGTTGTTctaattttttggatcataatcgCAGTAATGAAAGCTGGCAGAATGCAATTCAGTTATCCAGATTTTCATCAAATTCTCTACCATTGAGTGAGCCTTTTAATCACAATCAATTTCCTTCTAATAACTTTGTTATATCTTCTACTGGCCCTTGTACTGCAAAATGCCCAATTGATTTTTCTTCAACAAGTGCAGTTTCAGCTCCTCTAGGGGATTCAAGAGGAGATGCACACTGTCAAGAAGGCTTGATGGGTAATGTTGTACAGGACATGAATTACACATTGAAGCAAAGATGGGAAGAACAGAAACAGGGTTGCAATCAAAACTTGAACCACACTGTCAATACCATAAATTCTGTGGTTTCTGTCCATGGTATAATAAGTCCCTTGGGCCACTGTTTGGACCAAAATAATGCAATCTGCTGCAAGAGTTCTGATGTGCCTTTGATTTCCCAATTGCATGGTGGTGCTTTATTTATTGGTCCACACGGTGAGGTTGAGACATCTGCTCTGGACTCAAAGATGATGATCAATGAGAACTACCTCTTGGAGCAAACAAAGTCACAGAATGGTTTCATTCAAAACAATTATGATTCTTTGGAAGATATAGTGAATGCAGTGATGAAACAG GAACATAATCAGACAATGTTGAGTGATGGGGAATTCGGATTTGATGCTTACTCTCTTGGGGCGTGTATGTGA
- the LOC122299254 gene encoding two-component response regulator ARR12-like isoform X2, whose product MTVENQRGSVVGEDLHQDRFPAGMRVLAVDDDRICLKLLDTLLRKCQYQVTTTNQAVTALKMLRENRNKFDLVISDVNMPDMDGFKLLELVGLEMDLPVIMLSAHSDTELVMKGVTHGACDYLLKPVRIEELKNIWQHVIRRKNFDSMVLNKSLNEDKACDGTGDGRLGVISTGSADQDGKLCRKRKEQNEDEKEDDEENEQENEDASNQKKPRVVWSVELHRNFVAAVNQLGCEKAVPKKILDLMNVEGLTRENVASHLQKYRLYLKRINRDAAQQASMVAALGGADSSYMRMGSLDGFGEFRSLDGSGRLSSSALSSYRPEGMLGRLNSHASLALRGITSSGLVQASGQNLSSSINTLGKIQPTPLPSNQSASLFQGIPTLELTQLQQSKCTSSTGDFSPIKDSRGFTAVTKNYSDTRVTVGSSTGLLPGASGNPLVLQGNPQLPDDRGAFVNQSSLGVASETPDTFDIGSRGCSNFLDHNRSNESWQNAIQLSRFSSNSLPLISAPLGDSRGDAHCQEGLMGNVVQDMNYTLKQRWEEQKQGCNQNLNHTVNTINSVVSVHGIISPLGHCLDQNNAICCKSSDVPLISQLHGGALFIGPHGEVETSALDSKMMINENYLLEQTKSQNGFIQNNYDSLEDIVNAVMKQDHVHLIQEHNQTMLSDGEFGFDAYSLGACM is encoded by the exons ATGACTGTGGAGAACCAAAGAGGTAGTGTGGTGGGTGAAGATTTGCACCAGGACAGGTTCCCGGCGGGTATGCGTGTTCTTGCTGTGGATGACGATCGAATTTGCCTAAAACTGTTGGACACCCTGCTTCGAAAATGCCAGTATCAGG TTACAACGACCAATCAGGCTGTTACGGCATTGAAAATGTTGAGGGAGAACAGAAACAAGTTTGACCTGGTTATCAGTGACGTGAATATGCCAGACATGGATGGTTTTAAGCTCCTTGAGCTTGTGGGGCTTGAAATGGACCTCCCTGTCATTA TGTTGTCAGCCCATAGTGATACTGAGCTTGTGATGAAGGGGGTTACCCATGGTGCATGCGACTATTTGTTGAAACCTGTTCGAATTGAAGAGCTTAAAAACATATGGCAACATGTGATAAGAAGAAAGAACTTTGACTCCATGGTTTTAAACAAGTCCCTGAATGAAGACAAAGCTTGCGATGGTACCGGAGACGGTAGACTAGGGGTCATATCAACAGGTAGTGCAGATCAGGATGGAAAACTCTGTAGGAAGCGGAAGGAACAAAATGAAGACgagaaagaagatgatgaagaaaatgaacaagAGAATGAAGATGCGTCAAATCAGAAGAAGCCTCGGGTAGTTTGGTCTGTAGAGCTGCACAGAAACTTTGTTGCAGCTGTAAATCAATTAGGGTGCGAAA AGGCTGTTCCTAAGAAAATTCTTGATCTAATGAATGTTGAAGGACTTACAAGGGAAAATGTGGCAAGCCATCTGCAG AAATATAGGCTCTACCTGAAAAGAATCAACAGAGACGCAGCACAGCAAGCTAGCATGGTTGCTGCATTGGGTGGTGCAGATTCCTCGTACATGCGGATGGGTTCACTAGATGGATTCGGAGAGTTTCGCTCCTTGGATGGATCTGGAAGGCTCTCAAGCTCAGCTCTATCATCATATAGACCAGAGGGGATGCTTGGTAGACTAAACTCCCATGCCAGTTTGGCACTTCGTGGAATTACTTCTTCTGGACTTGTACAAGCGAGTGGTCAAAACTTGAGCAGCTCCATCAATACTCTTGGGAAGATCCAACCAACTCCAttaccttcaaatcaaagtGCAAGTCTATTTCAAGGAATTCCGACATTAGAGTTGACTCAATTGCAACAGAGCAAGTGCACTTCCTCCACTGGAGATTTCAGTCCCATCAAGGATTCAAGAGGTTTTACAGCTGTCACTAAGAACTACTCCGACACCAGAGTGACTGTTGGTAGCTCAACTGGTTTATTGCCCGGTGCCTCAGGCAATCCTTTGGTGTTACAAGGGAATCCACAATTACCGGATGATAGGGGAGCATTTGTAAATCAATCTTCCCTTGGAGTGGCTTCAGAGACTCCAGACACTTTTGACATTGGCAGCAGAGGTTGTTctaattttttggatcataatcgCAGTAATGAAAGCTGGCAGAATGCAATTCAGTTATCCAGATTTTCATCAAATTCTCTACCATTGA TTTCAGCTCCTCTAGGGGATTCAAGAGGAGATGCACACTGTCAAGAAGGCTTGATGGGTAATGTTGTACAGGACATGAATTACACATTGAAGCAAAGATGGGAAGAACAGAAACAGGGTTGCAATCAAAACTTGAACCACACTGTCAATACCATAAATTCTGTGGTTTCTGTCCATGGTATAATAAGTCCCTTGGGCCACTGTTTGGACCAAAATAATGCAATCTGCTGCAAGAGTTCTGATGTGCCTTTGATTTCCCAATTGCATGGTGGTGCTTTATTTATTGGTCCACACGGTGAGGTTGAGACATCTGCTCTGGACTCAAAGATGATGATCAATGAGAACTACCTCTTGGAGCAAACAAAGTCACAGAATGGTTTCATTCAAAACAATTATGATTCTTTGGAAGATATAGTGAATGCAGTGATGAAACAG GATCATGTGCACCTGATACAGGAACATAATCAGACAATGTTGAGTGATGGGGAATTCGGATTTGATGCTTACTCTCTTGGGGCGTGTATGTGA
- the LOC122299254 gene encoding two-component response regulator ORR23-like isoform X3 has product MTVENQRGSVVGEDLHQDRFPAGMRVLAVDDDRICLKLLDTLLRKCQYQVTTTNQAVTALKMLRENRNKFDLVISDVNMPDMDGFKLLELVGLEMDLPVIMLSAHSDTELVMKGVTHGACDYLLKPVRIEELKNIWQHVIRRKNFDSMVLNKSLNEDKACDGTGDGRLGVISTGSADQDGKLCRKRKEQNEDEKEDDEENEQENEDASNQKKPRVVWSVELHRNFVAAVNQLGCEKAVPKKILDLMNVEGLTRENVASHLQKYRLYLKRINRDAAQQASMVAALGGADSSYMRMGSLDGFGEFRSLDGSGRLSSSALSSYRPEGMLGRLNSHASLALRGITSSGLVQASGQNLSSSINTLGKIQPTPLPSNQSASLFQGIPTLELTQLQQSKCTSSTGDFSPIKDSRGFTAVTKNYSDTRVTVGSSTGLLPGASGNPLVLQGNPQLPDDRGAFVNQSSLGVASETPDTFDIGSRGCSNFLDHNRSNESWQNAIQLSRFSSNSLPLISAPLGDSRGDAHCQEGLMGNVVQDMNYTLKQRWEEQKQGCNQNLNHTVNTINSVVSVHGIISPLGHCLDQNNAICCKSSDVPLISQLHGGALFIGPHGEVETSALDSKMMINENYLLEQTKSQNGFIQNNYDSLEDIVNAVMKQLIILR; this is encoded by the exons ATGACTGTGGAGAACCAAAGAGGTAGTGTGGTGGGTGAAGATTTGCACCAGGACAGGTTCCCGGCGGGTATGCGTGTTCTTGCTGTGGATGACGATCGAATTTGCCTAAAACTGTTGGACACCCTGCTTCGAAAATGCCAGTATCAGG TTACAACGACCAATCAGGCTGTTACGGCATTGAAAATGTTGAGGGAGAACAGAAACAAGTTTGACCTGGTTATCAGTGACGTGAATATGCCAGACATGGATGGTTTTAAGCTCCTTGAGCTTGTGGGGCTTGAAATGGACCTCCCTGTCATTA TGTTGTCAGCCCATAGTGATACTGAGCTTGTGATGAAGGGGGTTACCCATGGTGCATGCGACTATTTGTTGAAACCTGTTCGAATTGAAGAGCTTAAAAACATATGGCAACATGTGATAAGAAGAAAGAACTTTGACTCCATGGTTTTAAACAAGTCCCTGAATGAAGACAAAGCTTGCGATGGTACCGGAGACGGTAGACTAGGGGTCATATCAACAGGTAGTGCAGATCAGGATGGAAAACTCTGTAGGAAGCGGAAGGAACAAAATGAAGACgagaaagaagatgatgaagaaaatgaacaagAGAATGAAGATGCGTCAAATCAGAAGAAGCCTCGGGTAGTTTGGTCTGTAGAGCTGCACAGAAACTTTGTTGCAGCTGTAAATCAATTAGGGTGCGAAA AGGCTGTTCCTAAGAAAATTCTTGATCTAATGAATGTTGAAGGACTTACAAGGGAAAATGTGGCAAGCCATCTGCAG AAATATAGGCTCTACCTGAAAAGAATCAACAGAGACGCAGCACAGCAAGCTAGCATGGTTGCTGCATTGGGTGGTGCAGATTCCTCGTACATGCGGATGGGTTCACTAGATGGATTCGGAGAGTTTCGCTCCTTGGATGGATCTGGAAGGCTCTCAAGCTCAGCTCTATCATCATATAGACCAGAGGGGATGCTTGGTAGACTAAACTCCCATGCCAGTTTGGCACTTCGTGGAATTACTTCTTCTGGACTTGTACAAGCGAGTGGTCAAAACTTGAGCAGCTCCATCAATACTCTTGGGAAGATCCAACCAACTCCAttaccttcaaatcaaagtGCAAGTCTATTTCAAGGAATTCCGACATTAGAGTTGACTCAATTGCAACAGAGCAAGTGCACTTCCTCCACTGGAGATTTCAGTCCCATCAAGGATTCAAGAGGTTTTACAGCTGTCACTAAGAACTACTCCGACACCAGAGTGACTGTTGGTAGCTCAACTGGTTTATTGCCCGGTGCCTCAGGCAATCCTTTGGTGTTACAAGGGAATCCACAATTACCGGATGATAGGGGAGCATTTGTAAATCAATCTTCCCTTGGAGTGGCTTCAGAGACTCCAGACACTTTTGACATTGGCAGCAGAGGTTGTTctaattttttggatcataatcgCAGTAATGAAAGCTGGCAGAATGCAATTCAGTTATCCAGATTTTCATCAAATTCTCTACCATTGA TTTCAGCTCCTCTAGGGGATTCAAGAGGAGATGCACACTGTCAAGAAGGCTTGATGGGTAATGTTGTACAGGACATGAATTACACATTGAAGCAAAGATGGGAAGAACAGAAACAGGGTTGCAATCAAAACTTGAACCACACTGTCAATACCATAAATTCTGTGGTTTCTGTCCATGGTATAATAAGTCCCTTGGGCCACTGTTTGGACCAAAATAATGCAATCTGCTGCAAGAGTTCTGATGTGCCTTTGATTTCCCAATTGCATGGTGGTGCTTTATTTATTGGTCCACACGGTGAGGTTGAGACATCTGCTCTGGACTCAAAGATGATGATCAATGAGAACTACCTCTTGGAGCAAACAAAGTCACAGAATGGTTTCATTCAAAACAATTATGATTCTTTGGAAGATATAGTGAATGCAGTGATGAAACAG TTGATCATTTTGCGATAG
- the LOC122299256 gene encoding alpha/beta hydrolase domain-containing protein 17C-like produces MGNATSSVAAKFAFFPPNPPTYDIYREEDGRLVFPGLMADMNVEMNLLDSKGGNKIVAMFWRHPLARFTLLYSHGNAADLGQMHELFIELRAHLRVNVMSYDYSGYGASTGKPSELNTYYDIEAVYNCLRSEYGIKQEDLILYGQSVGSGPTLHLASRLRTLRGVVLHSAILSGIRVLYPVKLTFWFDIFKNIDKIRNVSCPVLVIHGTNDEIVDWSHGRRLWELSKEKYEPLWVKGGGHCNLETYPDYIKHLRKFINAMEKVSLTIPQTTQLTSNTSFTEQVRRNKCLRFGK; encoded by the exons ATGGGCAATGCGACGTCGAGTGTGGCTGCAAAGTTCGCATTTTTCCCACCAAACCCGCCAACGTATGATATATACAGAGAAGAGGATGGGAGGCTGGTGTTCCCAGGGCTGATGGCAGACATGAACGTGGAAATGAATTTGCTGGACAGCAAGGGCGGGAACAAGATTGTTGCCATGTTCTGGAGGCATCCCCTTGCTCGGTTCACGTTGCTGTACTCTCATGGCAACGCTGCAGACCTTGGTCAGATGCACGAGCTCTTCATCGAGCTCAGGGCTCATCTGCGTGTCAATGTCATGAG CTATGATTATTCAGGATATGGAGCATCCACCGGTAAG CCTTCTGAGTTGAACACATATTACGACATAGAGGCTGTGTACAATTGTTTGAGGAGCGAATATGGGATTAAGCAAGAGGATTTGATATTGTATGGCCAATCTGTTGGAAGTGGACCGACTCTGCATTTGGCTTCTCGTTTACGCACGTTGAGGGGTGTTGTTCTTCATAGTGCCATTCTTTCTGGCATTCGGGTGTTGTATCCGGTCAAGCTGACTTTTTGGTTCGACATTTTCAAA AATATAGACAAAATACGGAATGTCAGCTGCCCAGTTTTAGTGATACAT GGAACAAATGATGAGATTGTTGATTGGTCGCATGGAAGGCGTTTGTGGGAACTTTCCAAGGAAAAATATGAACCCTTATGGGTGAAGGGTGGTGGCCATTGCAACCTCGAAACTTATCCAGACTACATTAAGCATTTGCGTAAGTTCATAAATGCAATGGAGAAAGTCTCACTCACGATACCACAGACGACACAACTCACTTCTAACACCAGTTTTACAGAACAAGTGAGACGCAATAAGTGCTTGagatttggaaaatga